Within the Takifugu flavidus isolate HTHZ2018 chromosome 20, ASM371156v2, whole genome shotgun sequence genome, the region TGTGTGTATGCTAATTATGCTAATTAGCCCTGGACGGCGGcgctgctgtgcgtgtgtgctcacGTCTTACCGCTGATGCACTGGCGGACAGAACGTAATTTCGCGGCCGTGTCTCCTGAAAATCGGGTGCAGCCTAAAGACAGACGGGGGGGAGACATGTTGACATGCACGGACACACAGGCAGAAGAACCAGAAGCAAGCATGCGCAGGGGCCGAGTGGACGGGTCACGGTACTGCTGGTAAATACAACAAACTGGTGGATCGAGCTTGTTCGACTGGCAGGAACGACTGTTGAACATCAGAGGATCTCGGCCAGAGGGAGGACAGGTCCCCGTCTCTGAGGCTCTGTCTGCATTATTCCACACCTCCTCCCACAGTGCTAGCACGAGGCATCTGCTGcccacagaggtcaaagttcaaggcAGAGATCCATCTGATCCAGTCAGGTCACAGCTGAATGTGCGGGTCAGGTCTGTGTCTCATAGCACTGCGTCCAGAGGGTCACGTCCCCGAGGTGGAGACACGTGCAACAGGCAcagctgctgatgaagatgatgatgataatgatgaagatgactACAGAAATGTTGCGCCAGCAGCAATGTGGCTTCATGTGGCCGTTTCTGCTGATCTGGAGAAAtcacaggacaggaagtgtggttCTGTAGGACAGGAGATTAAGGTGGAGGAAGcactgcatcagggatcagctgAGCCCCAtctggttgctatggtgaccaACAGGTATGGCTGACACATGCAGGTGAAATGATGATCTAAACTaagagctgatggaggagaacaAAGTAAAGGAATCTGCTGCAGAGGTCAGGAAGAGATGAGAGAGGCCACAGGCTAGAGTCTGATCCAAGCTGGTCCAGACGTCCCTCAGGACCGGACCTAGACAGCAAACGTCCACTtccacctgctgctgttcaTCTACCAGCAGTAACCATGACGTCAAACACGCTgaagagcgcacacacacacacgcgcgcacacacacgcgcacacagtTCCTCTCACCGCTGCTTTGGCTTCTGCCTGCTTGGCCTTCTTCAGTCGTGCTTTGCAGATGTCCAGATCCAGCCGGCGGTTCTCCAGCAGTCGCCTCTCTTTCTGCAGGGACATCAGCGGTTCCATCAGAAACGTGCACGTAACTGTGCACAACATCTGGCACACTCCTCTCACACGCTCGTGTGGCGTTTGGTCATTTCTCAGAAGGTCCATCCTCAGCGCTGCCGAGGAACAACGTCTAGAGGGAGCAGGTGACCCTGGGGCTGGTGCTAcagctcagaggtcagaggtcagcagtcAGACTTACTGATATTGTTCTCCAGTCGCCCTCCAGGAAGTTGCGCAGCGGGCTGAGGAAGTTGGCGGTGGCGATGTGCAGGAACTCGCGCTCGGCTCCTCCCAGTCTCTTCTGGTACTCTCCCACAGTGATGAGGGTGCTGCCTGCAGTCACGCAGGTTTCACAGCAACAGAGGAACTGATGAGAACGCGTCAACAAGCTCTGAGGCTCAGGCCCCGTGCAGCTAACTCAAGCTAATGTGGTTCAGCTGCGAGGGCGGAGTCATGGCTGCGGACTAAAAACACTGATATAATCGTAACAAAtccctgaggaggaggaatccCCAAGGAACCCTGTAACGACAGGGGGAGGGTGGATGGACTAGTTATTGAAAGCCAGTAACGCTCCCACTGACCGTATGGCGTCCCCGGACCGAGGTCGTTGGCAGCATCCAGCATGTACTGGCCCAGCAGCTCTGCATTGGTCACTTTAGAGGGCAGCTTCTTGTCCAGCTTGTCATAGATGAATTCTTCTATCCTTGTGCCTAAATAGGAGATCAGTAAATGTCCTCAAACACAGGAATCATCTGAGACCAGTCAGCACCCACATAAAGTGAGCGTGAGCTGCTCCGACTGCTGATGGCGGCAGGAAGTTCCAGTAGCTCCACCCCCCAGTCAGAGCTACTGAGAACATCAACCCCTAAAGCTGAGCCCAACCAACGTTCTTTAAACTCTAACAGTGCAGCAGAGTTGGGCTCATTGTTATAGGTCAGGTTACACAGGTGGAAAGGTTATGAACAGAAGGGTTCCTAAAGCGGAGCTGTAGCAGCTGTGACTGAGGAACTCGGGGAACATGGAGGACATGGGGGACGTAGGGGACACGGGGAACATGGGGAACATGGAGGACATGGGGGAGGTGGGGAACATGGTTGACGCAGAGGACATAGGGGACGCGGGGGAGGCTGGGAACGTGGAGGACACGGGGAACATGGAGGACATGAGGGATGGGGACGTGGGAAAAATGGGGAACATGGGGGACATGGCACATGGTGGGTGTGGAGGACATGAGGGACAGGAACACAGTGAACACGGGGGACATGGAGAACATGGGGAGTATGAGGGACGCGAGGAACATGGGGGACGCGGGGGACGTAGGGTCCTCTCCCGTCAGCAGCCTCAGTCACAAAGCCCAGCCCCCTCTGGGAGGACACCTGCCTGCTACAGATGCACCTGTGACCTGCAGACATTAAACTCATGATAGATCCAGGTCAGAAGCCTGTCCAGGCAACAGGATCAAGAGAAGATCCGCTGATGGATTTCAGCTGGTTTTCACTGGTTTTCTGTTGAAACATTGGCAGCCGTTGGGGTTCAGTTAAATGATCCATCACATCAGGCTGGTTGGAGAGAAGCTGAGCTCACTCCTCCCGTTTGATGCTTTAACCCAGTttcagcaggctgctgctgtctgtggttcacctgtggatgctgctgcgctgcttctgctctgttctATCATGTGGAGGCAACACAGACAGTTCACACAGAGGTTCCCTACAAAACACTCCAAGACGTGACTTACCAGTTTGGTCAACTGGAGCATGAAGGGTTAAAAATACACAGATCAGGGTTAGACAGCGTAAAAGCTCAGTTATCCTGAAATACTTCTGTTGCCATGTTacactgctgctggagagctgAACGTGGAGGCCTTTACTGGTTTCACTCACTGGGGttgggctgcagcagcgcctCGGTCTGTCGCAACATCTTCTCAGTCCAGTTCTTGGTGGCATCAGCCCGACTGATCAGGTTCTCCAAGTGTGGATCCAGCTCAGTCTTCTCAGCCTGGCCCAGTTTCTCCTCTGTGAACTGGGACCAAAACCATCACTCAACAGCGTGACCACAGCAGTGCTACATGTCTGCTAACTGTCACAGGACACCAGATGATGCAACTCTCATCACCACTCTATTACTCTGCGCCAAAGAATTAAAGAAGCCGACATCAGATTGTGCGTGAGAGCGCGTGCGTGAACCAGCTCCGGGGCCAGACTGAGTGTGCGGAGGAGGAAGCATCCTGGTGGAATCACGTGGTGGTTCCAACACTCGATAGCAGCCATCAATAATGGATGAAGGCTCGAGTTTACGGACCTATAATGGTTTCCAATTCGGAGCAGTACAGATATAAACCGGATGTTTACAAGCCAGACTATGGATTTATAATAACAAGTTCCAAAGATAAAATCTACGACGGCATCTTCTGGATCTCTCTAACAGTCTGGCCCCCAGCTGCTCCCACGGGCTGATGCAGTGAGGCTGAATCAGCCCGAACACAGCCAGTAAACTAGTCAGTCAACCGGTCAGTCAACCAGTTTACCTGCACGGCCCGAGTGAAAAACACTCCCGCGTCTGAAGCCAGTTTTTTCACGTTGAAATCCATGATGCCAGGCTGCACCGAGCATACAGGCCAGGCTTTGTTTTCGTTTCCCGCAGAGGGAATCTTCCGGATCAGCTGAGGCGATGCAGAATCAGCCGTAATCCACCGACAGGAGCTCGGAAATCTGTTGGTCGGCCTGCGTTAAAAGAGCCCGCAGCAGCTCGCGCCGTCACGTGGTCCGTCCAGCTCGTCAAACTGCGGCGCGTGAGGTTTATCAGAGCGTTCCGACTGCTAAAGTTTATTGTTTAAACATTATTGTTTAACATTATTATTGATAATACTGTAGTAtataatattaaataataatacTGCGTAAAAagctatttatatttttaaaaaagtctcAGGGTCACGTTGTGACGTGATGACGCAGGACGTCGAGTTACGTCATCGCGTCGTGACCCTGGCGCGCGGTGTGGATGGCGGTGTGTTTaaagactgaggctgcagtcgGAGAGAGAACCAGATtaccagaaccaggaccaccAGTGCAGGACCTGACCTTAAAAGCTGCAGGAACACCGAGTCCACATCAGATCGAGGCCATGCGCAGAGTCAGGTACGCGTGcatgtgtttttctgctttatgTCGGTAAAATAGGCGCATGTTACGTGGACGCGGATTTTCTCTACCTTCTCTCCCTAAAATGACTCAGTTGCTGACTGAAGAGTTCTGTATGCACATTTCAAAGTAAGAATCCAACAAATGCCGCTAATTTAATCTCAGTCGTGTCGTTGTCGTGTGCTAATGTTGATCCCTTCTCACAAATGTCGGTAGCGCGCTTTCAGGCCTTCGGCGCTTCTTCTTGGTTCAATAATTTCAGGATTACAGTTATGGAATCATCGAGTATCTGATGGCTAAAGATGAGTCTAATGTCTGCGGGACTGACGtgtgcagagaggagaaagtggagttttgtcttttttggagGCAAAGTTTGCGCGGCTGCGGGAATATGGCGGGCAGAGATGCGCTGCTGGAGATAATCGAACTAATCGAACCTCTTTGTCGCCAGCATGCCCCTGCAGGACCTGCCCAACCTGAGAGTCCAGGGATCCGTGCTGAGGACCAACAAACGCAAACTCAGGGGCTCTGTGAGCGAGGGTCTGGACTCCGAGTGCACCCCCAGAGAGCTCATCCAGCCGTGCTCCCCCACCCTGAAGCACCAGCGCCCAGCCTGCAAGGGGAAGGAGAACGACGGGGAGCAGTTTGTGCTTGCCAGGAGAtccaggaggaaaaaggaatcTGTGTCTGGTAAAGTTCCGACTTTCAATGGCTGCAGCCGGGTGGTAGGGTCAGTGTTAAGGAACCTTCTGTTGATGTTCCCCTCAGGCGTCTCACTGGATCATTTACCTgatgagctgctcctcaggatCCTCTTCTGCCTTCCTCTGAGGGACCTGCTCAGGACGTCAGCAGTGTGCAGACGCTGGCACCGTTTGGCGTgagtctctctctcacgcaaGATTCACTGTTGGCTTTGCTTTTTTGGAGAAGATGGTTAACATTCCTGGATAGATGTGTCGCTGGGTTTGTTCCTGTCTTTCAACCTGTTTTTGGTGTGGCTGCCTCAGGGTGGACGAGTGTCTGTGGCGCAGCGTCGACCTGGAGGGTTTGATCCACGTGGGTCCGGCTCTGCAGCACGTGCTGAAGACGGGCGTCCGCCGCCTGCGCTGCCCTCGCTCCTTCATGGAAGAGCTGCATTTGTCAGACATGAGGTCAGTCTGAGATCCTCGATGTTCTCGTTCCACAGGCTCCAAAGCCCTCACCTGGAACGTTCTCTGTCCTCTAAAGTGCCTTTAAGAGACTCTTGGTCTTGTCAGATGCTgcataaataaagttaaatcaGGTTCAGGGGGAACATCTGACATCAGCTCGACTGTCACAACGTTGGCTGTCCAGCAGTGTCATGGACGCTGCTCTTTACCTCTGAGCTCTTCCTGGTCTCAATAGGAACATTAAAGACCTTGACGTGCACGTTGACCTCTGTTTAGACTGTGGACACATGTTTGGCTGTTCAGGCTCTGTCACTTGACCTGTTATCATTTGGTCTCAGCTCTCTGCAGCTGGTTCAGATGGACATGTCCAACTCCACCATCCCTACACCAGCTCTGGAGAGCATCATCGGTGGCTGCAGGCTCCTGGAGTACCTGAGCTTGGAAGGTCTGCAGCTGTCTGACGCCATAATGACGTAGGTTTGAGATGGAAAAACCCTGGATGAACAAACCCGAACAGCAGTGTTGATCTGTCAAAGCTCCTTCAATGCAATAAAACGGCTGACAGGACGTTTCTGGTGTCCTCAATGGGACAAGTCAGAGCAGCTCAAACCAGATTTGTCCCATTGAGGACACCAGAAACGTCCTGTCTACAAATTCACCAGTCTGAGTGCTGGCAGGAACTCTCCTGAACCCTCTGGGTAATAACGGATGTGGAGCGGTATTGGGTGGCATCTTTTTGGGTGTTGACGTGTCCACGTTGGTATGTTCTGTGTGTCCAGGTCCTTGTCTGAGAACAGCCGCCTGCTGCAGCTCAACCTGAGCGGCTGCTCTggattctctgctgctgctctggcccACATGCTGGACTCGTGCTCCTGGTCAGCTTCAGTCTGCTCTATCTGACtcagagctcctccaggctgcccGTCTCACCTGTCCCCGTCTCTCCCTGTCTCATACCTGCAGTATACAGCAGCTGAATATATCGTGGTGCAGCTTCAACAGTCAGCATGTGAAGAGCGTCGTCGCCCATCTGAGCTCGTCTGTGACTCACCTCAACCTCAGCGGCTACAGAGAGAACCTCACGCTGGAGGGTAAGAGCAGGAGGACGTGGTGTTACAGGAGGTTTAAAGATCCACAAGGACAAAGTTGATCTCATGACCTTTAATGCAGAAGGTTGATATTATTGCTGGATATTATTGGGTGTAGCAACTGCTGTCTGCCTGTAAGTGATCCTCCCTCCATAAGCACGTGAGAGGAAAGCAGACAGATGTGAGACGATGTGTGTTACAGATGTGAGATGATGCGTGTTACAGATGTGAGATGATGTGTGTTACAGATGTGAGATGATGTGTGTTACAGATGTGAGATGATGCGTGTTACAGATGTGAGACGATGCGTGTTACAGATGTGAGACGATGCGTGTTACAGATGTGAGACGATGCGTGTTACAGATGTGAGATGATGTGTGTTACAGATGTGAAGGTGTTGGTGACGAGGTGTACAAACCTTCAGATCCTAGATTTAAGGTAAGGGCATGTTCTTCACGTCATGGTGCTGGGCACACGTGCACTCTTGTTCAGTGTTTGCTGTGTTGCAGCGACAGCACgctgctgatggccgactgCTTCCAGGTGCTCCGACAGCTGGGGCGCCTGGTCCACCTGTCCCTGAGCCGCTGCTACCAGATCCACCTGGCTGCTCTGACGTAAGTGGAGGCTCCCGTGACTCTAGGCCTAATGTTTTCACAGCAATAGACTTTCATCAGAACCGAGCCCGGGCCATAGTCCAGTTGTCATTAAACAGCTCATATGTCTGTCAGATCAGAGCTCTAATGTTCTTGTCTTCCTTCAAGCGACGTGGGTCAAATGTTCCCCCTCCTGGGCCTTCTGGACATGTTTGGTGTGGTCCACACTAGTCACATGGCAGCTCTGAAGAAGGACGTGCCTCACATCTCCATTAACTCGAAGCCCTTCTCCAGCATCGCCCGGCCGACACCTGCAGGCAGACCTGGTGACGGCACCATGTGGCACCAGAGGTGCCGGCTCAGGTTCAAGCTGTAgtgacccctccccctccacttcctgttttaagcTGTGCCAGAGGATGTCTGAATTTAGTCAAATCAACCCAAAATAAGTCCTCAAGTTCCAAATCTCGATATCTGGGAGTGTTTTAGGATGACTGTAAAACGGCCTGTAGCACCTGCAGAAGATCCCACAGACGACGGGGGCTTCAATGTTGTAgttattgctgctgctgggctgatTTTCTCCAGACCTGAACAGTCTGATCTGCCTCGTTCTCAAGTGATGAGAAAATTTCTGCTAATGTTCTAGAAGCAGGACATCTAGTTTGTGAAGGTGACCTGTGAGGGCAGGTTGGGGAGGTCTTTGGCACCACCAGGGTCAGGAACACCCTCACAGCCCTTTGGGACGACGAGCTGGTGGAACATTGAATCCTCCTCTTACGAGTTCATCTTTTTATGGATATTTTTGAAGgtgttccttttatttaaaatgtttttgtaggAGAACTTTGAAATGATGTTTGGATGAAAAGACAAAGGTTCTAATGATGAACACATCTGGATATTAAATGTAAAGACTTTGTTGTGTAACAACTGGATGCGTCTGGTTTCATCATGTCTCATTAAATATGCAGCTGATCTCAGCTCAACTTGTTTTTCTAATTAAACTGCCTATTTGTGTCTTTTCATAATCTCCCTGATTTATTTTCAACTAATTAGATCTTAGAGTGGTTGAGAGAATGTAGCACACTGGATTTAAGAGACAGACACGTCTGACACATCAGCATAAAGTCAGACACAACCAGACCAGGATCCAGATTCAGTCGGGTCCAATTGCCGGGTCTGCGTGGCGTTACTGGCCCCACTCACAGTCCAGATGTGTATCTGCAGTGAAGTGGTGACTCCAAACTGGTCTTCAGTGTGAATGAGTGAATGTTTTgtctgctgtgatgagctggagACCGGGGTGACTCCGCCCTGCTCTGTGGAGGGATGAATGTAGCTGTTTGTTGCTCAGAAAGACACAAAAGATCCCGTGATGCTTTGTAAAAGTTTAATACCGGTAGATAAATATTTTCTTTGAAAATCAGACAATATACAACCGAGTCAACGACGACGGTGCGGTGACAAGGGTCACCGTTGGTAACAGTTACCACGGTTACCTGGCAAGGTTAACCCTTGATCCATGAGAGCAGGCTGGGTCGTTCTGTGGTCGAGTCGTGTGAAGAAGAATCGTCAGTGTCAAACTACCAAAattagaagaagaaaacaaaacatggaagacTAGTTGACCAGTTCTAACCTGGTAACCAGTGCCAACCGGTCCAACACAACACGTGAATGTGGAActctgccagctgctgcagcctggttcTGTCCAGACTGCTGACCTatgcatttatttcattttcaaacgGAGCTTGAAGGTCAAAAAAGCGTCCACACGGGACAAAAGGCTGCTTGATCCTCAGTGTTCCTGCTCTGTGCTGGTCAGCAGGACAAAAGAAGCTAATTCCCCGGAGACCCGATCCCTTTCCCaagtataaaaacacacaacagaatcTGTGATCCACTGGATTCCTCTCAGCTGTTGAGAACAACTGTCCGCAGCAGATCTTCCTCACTCATGCTGATGGTGGCGATGGCGCCGTCATTAAACTCAAAGGACGTCCCCCCGTCCACCACCATGCAGGCGTCCCAGCAGCGTGAGcggacacacactctgcagcgGCAGACAACAGACAcggcgtcacacacacacctgagacaccGAGCACGCTCACACGGAGGAACTGACTTGCTGGCGAAGCCTCTCTGCCGACTGCTGAAGAAGACTCTGTTGACGATGGGCTCCCTCACGCTGTAGAGCAGACGGCCGTCAGCCGAACAGAACACCAGCGCGTCGTTGTACTGATCAGTCactgcgcgtgcacacacacacacacacacaccacacacacacacacacacacacacacacacacacacacacacacaggtaaatgACTGAACCCTTTCTGAGCCCCAGGTAACTGATGATGCCACATAGCAACGACAGGAACTCACCTTTCTCAATAAAGTTCTGGTCCAGTGGAAGGTTCAGGCCCGTCTGGGACTTTCCTGCAGAAACATCTGTTAGTCGGCTCAGAACCCTCTGGGCTCAAACTGAGATGACACATGAGAACCTGCACATTTACCGATTTTTAGAATCTCCCCAACGGCTTGTTCAGCAAGTTTGTTGATGTTATACGACCTGAGGACGCGCAGGAGAGTAAAACATCAGTCAGCACCGCATTGCTGGAGATTCATCTTCTCATTGGGATCATCTGAGGAGGTCACTGCTTCCATATGAACCTCTATACTGCTGAAAACTACAGATTAGGTTCAGGATTCTTCTGCAGGttactgcgtgtgtgtgtgtgtgtgtgtgtgggggggggagctcTAGCCCCCTGCCCTCTTCTAACTG harbors:
- the sh3glb2b gene encoding endophilin-B2b isoform X3 → MDFNVKKLASDAGVFFTRAVQFTEEKLGQAEKTELDPHLENLISRADATKNWTEKMLRQTEALLQPNPSTRIEEFIYDKLDKKLPSKVTNAELLGQYMLDAANDLGPGTPYGSTLITVGEYQKRLGGAEREFLHIATANFLSPLRNFLEGDWRTISKERRLLENRRLDLDICKARLKKAKQAEAKAAAAPDFQETRPRNYVLSASASALLSEEVDKAEHELRVAQTEFDRQAEVTRLLLEGISSTHLNHLRCLHDFAEAQATYYAQCHHYMQDLQRELSRGNNAAGAPPAAAGGPNLSSSASSSHGTLTVEQLPVTGTRKAKVLYDYDAHDASELSLLADELITVYTLPGMDPDWLIGERGNNKGKVPVTYLELLS
- the sh3glb2b gene encoding endophilin-B2b isoform X1; this translates as MDFNVKKLASDAGVFFTRAVQFTEEKLGQAEKTELDPHLENLISRADATKNWTEKMLRQTEALLQPNPSTRIEEFIYDKLDKKLPSKVTNAELLGQYMLDAANDLGPGTPYGSTLITVGEYQKRLGGAEREFLHIATANFLSPLRNFLEGDWRTISKERRLLENRRLDLDICKARLKKAKQAEAKAAAAPDFQETRPRNYVLSASASALLSEEVDKAEHELRVAQTEFDRQAEVTRLLLEGISSTHLNHLRCLHDFAEAQATYYAQCHHYMQDLQRELSRSGSSTGGHMDLDSSDVEGNNGDSFMSVTHRGNNAAGAPPAAAGGPNLSSSASSSHGTLTVEQLPVTGTRKAKVLYDYDAHDASELSLLADELITVYTLPGMDPDWLIGERGNNKGKVPVTYLELLS
- the skp2 gene encoding S-phase kinase-associated protein 2, with amino-acid sequence MAVCLKTEAAVGERTRLPEPGPPVQDLTLKAAGTPSPHQIEAMRRVSMPLQDLPNLRVQGSVLRTNKRKLRGSVSEGLDSECTPRELIQPCSPTLKHQRPACKGKENDGEQFVLARRSRRKKESVSGVSLDHLPDELLLRILFCLPLRDLLRTSAVCRRWHRLAVDECLWRSVDLEGLIHVGPALQHVLKTGVRRLRCPRSFMEELHLSDMSSLQLVQMDMSNSTIPTPALESIIGGCRLLEYLSLEGLQLSDAIMTSLSENSRLLQLNLSGCSGFSAAALAHMLDSCSCIQQLNISWCSFNSQHVKSVVAHLSSSVTHLNLSGYRENLTLEDVKVLVTRCTNLQILDLSDSTLLMADCFQVLRQLGRLVHLSLSRCYQIHLAALTDVGQMFPLLGLLDMFGVVHTSHMAALKKDVPHISINSKPFSSIARPTPAGRPGDGTMWHQRCRLRFKL